The following proteins are encoded in a genomic region of Periophthalmus magnuspinnatus isolate fPerMag1 chromosome 10, fPerMag1.2.pri, whole genome shotgun sequence:
- the hbegfa gene encoding heparin-binding EGF-like growth factor a produces the protein MSSGAMRMFSVVALLLHALVLSRSASGAAVDRYEGDRQRNTAVINLLATTQDKRPEQGADEGTTTGDYTQEEEDYEDEYYDEEYEDGLSGDYEWPRVAMSSKPNDPSVVLEAERTEGARRKGKGRKKVKGKGKKRNPCLKKYKDFCIHGTCQYLRDIRAPSCVCHQWYSGERCQFFTLPVEKPQEGYSRTTALAVIAVVLSSVCLTIIGLLLMLRFHKRGAYDVESEEKVKLGLSSNH, from the exons ATGAGTTCGGGAGCCATGAGGATGTTCAGTGTGGTGGCTCTGCTGCTTCACGCACTTG TTCTGTCAAGATCTGCGAGCGGTGCTGCAGTGGACAGATATGAaggggacagacagagaaacacagCAGTCATCAACTTGTTAGCAACGACTCAAGACAAAAGACCGGAGCAGGGCGCAGATGAGGGCACAACCACTGGAGACTACACTCAAGAGGAGGAAGACTACGAGGATGAATACTACGATGAAGAGTACGAGGATGGGCTCTCGGGGGATTATGAATGGCCACGAG TCGCGATGTCGAGCAAACCAAATGATCCTTCAGTCGTTTTGGAGGCTGAAAGAACAGAAGGCGCCAGAAGGAAAGGGAAGGGGAGAAAGAAGGTGAAAGGcaaagggaaaaagagaaatcCCTGTTTGAAGAAGTACAAGGATTTCTGCATTCACGGCACCTGTCAGTATCTGAGGGACATCCGCGCCCCGTCCTGTGT gTGCCACCAGTGGTACTCTGGGGAGAGGTGCCAGTTTTTTACACTGCCAGTCGAGAAACCGCAAGAAGGCTACAGCCGGACAACTGCGCTGGCTGTGATCGCGGTGGTGTTGTCATCTGTCTGCCTCACTATAATTGGACTTTTATTAATGCTAAG GTTTCATAAGCGAGGAGCATACGATGTGGAAAGTGAAGAGAAAGTGAAATTAGGGTTATCGTCCAACCATTGA